The Hydra vulgaris chromosome 11, alternate assembly HydraT2T_AEP genome contains a region encoding:
- the LOC136087136 gene encoding uncharacterized protein LOC136087136, producing MTLNEFLIAFENKDGFVVSVKKHKTSYKGPAHIALSKTLYLHVQKYITFLRNTLDGVSTSQDSYVFVSWHGGAISSSMLTTQFSNFWKKATGKVTKMTPTIVRKFITTTVHENHSELKQSTANLLCHSLKTAEQAYALFDNRKKAGETSKKLYDVQRILEEESFFNSIFMNEISRGIVTLEDVKIRFKEHSRLGDASCSKSIKKVLDSVRYIIKKNRQYDNDKEYNVNDESDENPNDLSLNSSVINKRERKEFSQTDLNLVFLHLAKFIESNEPLIKKEVLHYLQSFPECKVLLEKFGISSLLKFEQRERNLIKMNICSICQQASFTCLSCALCTNIIDTKCQGSTLGEYNVVCKNCADSVGVVNNMDATVVEVFKRFTKNELEEVAASSTMKMIFSGTLHSFRHNNYKAGGSKKKNLSDFELVNLLSKDQSNCFYLALGSNFRDPKFNDYTYKVIVPECIISLFAKLMLWSRIQAEVFLNKFFTERSRKSHLIANNYILQIKSGADDCAIGSADKSDICLLKNNVTPDTLKDSMKTEMMKAVDNNDFNQASKLLSKLKTLEEPVSNYSRRKVKCPACEKSVVDLKRHLMSKKHDWDESKAKSARINFDLNLKRKVLSPSKRRSKIRNYKKTICGFLHCSKEVKRINNHLRQYHGLKSKEEIKKAKLFSRPVLETFLDENSDMSSNDGVSSESLAEDDLLENNFNRAIHNDNNFLCSDSDDENQDWLSLQYLDKRLPKSSNSFQAGHSKSNLFNVAGTKNEKDASDSDESNIDFDDGEDKFYMTSSEEDKLLDEFLIWLQSVEGGIKPLRTALKHKNVVLGAVRHATDDDVNYKHLGCVSFLNSWMLKMQEDKKQPGTIKTYLGSLQLFLDFCISKEKLEIISNEEYSKLKISMKQWKRSLWKGIQERQHEKDMDDFHNFPSSEEINALDKSDYVKCAKDTIKASKSSSFVITKSNYCLVRSYLLAYTILNNATRPGASANMTIGEFRRALYKENCYTISIKKHKTSYKGPANIVLTFELYNELNTYIEFFRNKLNGISLPTDTAIVFLSYNGAPMDSSMITSQFHLFWNRALGKKVKEDYTKMTPTLVRKFTTTKVHQNFPSLKQNVAHHLCHSLKVAESNYAIFDKYNAASSTSNQLCLIQRSLTDEQGTKIEEKKNIPLNLFENEINKGSIKVADVKKKLANSSENLCDEKVKKIVDKVRYAIKRKKLTQMPNQQLPETEPNIDNVDFVNEISCPLSSSISQEIQKKVYPLRKRKEEIYSTESSNNGESLFYAAKDVDKSEDFNYDDYIPPSPDSAETSFKRSRKEFTKEDRRLIYTHLSNVIYSNEPIMKDKFALMLKKPELEGLVKKFGLQSLIVKMRTERKNNINIL from the exons ATGACCTTAAACgaatttttaattgcttttgagAACAAAGATGGTTTTGTTGTTagcgttaaaaaacataaaacttctTATAAAGGGCCAGCACATATTGCATTGTCAAAGACCTTATATCTGCATGTACAAaagtatataacttttttaaggaATACCTTAGATGGGGTATCTACATCACAAGACTCTTATGTGTTTGTAAGTTGGCATGGCGGTGCTATTTCTTCTTCGATGCTGACTACacagttttcaaatttttggaaaaaagccACAGGTAAAGTTACAAAAATGACCCCAACTATTGtaagaaaatttattacaacTACCGTTCATGAAAACCATAGTGAGTTGAAACAAAGTACGGCCAATTTATTATGCCACAGTTTAAAAACGGCTGAACAAGCTTATGCCCTCTTTGATAACAGAAAAAAAGCTGGTGaaacaagtaaaaaactttatgatgtCCAAAGAATTCTAGAagaagaatctttttttaatagcatATTTATGAATGAAATATCTAGAGGCATTGTTACTCTAGAAGATGTCAAGATTAGGTTTAAAGAACATTCAAGACTGGGAGATGCATCTTGCTCCAAAAGtatcaaaaaagttttggatAGTGTTCGCTacattataaagaaaaacagACAGTATGATAATGATAAAGAATATAATGTAAACGACGAATCTGACGAAAATCCAAACGATTTAAGCTTAAACTCTTCTGTGATAAACAAAAGAGAACGTAAAGAGTTTAGTCAAACTGACTTAAATTTAGTGTTTTTGCACTTGGCAAAGTTTATAGAATCAAATGAACCgttgataaaaaaagaagttttacatTATCTGCAGTCTTTTCCAGAATGTAAAGTATTGTTGGAGAAATTTGGAATTAGTTCATTGTTAAAATTCGAACAGAGAGAAAGAaa tttaattaaaatgaatatttgtTCAATTTGTCAACAAGCATCATTTACATGTTTGTCTTGTGCTTTATGTACGAATATTATTGACACTAAATGTCAAGGTAGTACACTTGGTGAATACAATGTGGTGTGCAAAAATTGTGCAg ATAGTGTTGGTGTTGTAAATAATATGGATGCCACTGTTGTTGAAg tttttaaaaggtttacaAAAAATGAGTTAGAAGAGGTTGCAGCATCTTCAActatgaaaatgattttttcaggaaca ttgcaCAGTTTCAGACACAACAATTACAAAGCTGGTGgttctaaaaaaa aaaatttaTCTGATTTTGAGTTAGTAAATTTGCTATCAAAAGATCAAtccaattgtttttatttggcATTGGGATCAAATTTCCGAGATCCTAAG tttaacGATTATACCTACAAGGTTATTGTACCTGAATGTATTATAAGTCTGTTTGCAAAGTTGATGCTTTGGTCAAGAATTCAG GCTGAGGTATttctgaataaattttttactgaaag AAGTAGAAAAAGTCATCTGATTGCAAACAATTACATTTTGCAGATAAAATCAG gaGCTGATGATTGTGCTATAGGCTCTGCTGATAAATCTGat ATATGTTTGCTGAAAAATAATGTTACTCCAGATACGTTAAAGGATAG CATGAAGACAGAAATGATGAAAGCCGTTGATAACAATGACTTTAATCAAGCATCAAAG ttGCTGTCAAAACTGAAAACCCTTGAAGAACCTGTTTCTAATTACAGTCGCCGCAAAGTAAAATGTCCTGCTTGTGAAAA aaGTGTGGTAGACTTAAAGAGGCATTTAATGTCTAAAAAACATGATTGGGATGAATCAAAAGCAAAGAGCGCAAGGATTAATTTCGATTTAAATCTCAAGAGAAAAGTACTTTCTCCTTCTAAAAGGCGTTCCAAAATccgtaattataaaaaaactatatgtgGTTTTTTACATTgctctaaagaagttaaaagaattaataacCATCTTAGGCAATACCATGGCTTAAAATCAAAAgaggaaattaaaaaagcaaagcTGTTTTCAAGACCTGTTCTGGAAACATTTCTTGATGAGAATTCTGATATGAGCTCAAATGATGGAGTTTCTTCTGAATCTTTAGCAGAAGatgatttattagaaaataattttaatagagCTATTCATAATGACAACAATTTCCTGTGTAGTGATTCAGACGATGAAAACCAAGACTGGCTAAGTTTGCAATACTTAGATAAAAGGCTCCCTAAATCGAGTAATAGTTTTCAAGCTGGACATAGcaaaagtaatttgtttaatgTTGCAGGTaccaaaaatgaaaaagatgcCTCTGATTCTGATGAATCAAATATTGACTTTGATGATGGTGAAGATAAGTTTTATATGACTTCATCTGAAGAAGATAAGTTATTAGATGAATTTCTAATTTGGCTTCAAAGTGTTGAGGGTGGTATCAAACCACTTCGGACTGCCctgaaacataaaaatgttgttttaggAGCTGTTCGTCATGCCACAGATGACGATGTAAATTACAAGCATCTTGGGTGTGTTTCTTTCTTAAATTCTTGGATGTTAAAAATGCAAGAAGATAAAAAGCAGCCAGGAACAATAAAAACCTATTTAGGTTCTCTACAACTGTTTTTAGACTTTTGTATTTCTaaagaaaaacttgaaattatttCTAATGAAGAATACTCCAAGTTAAAAATCTCTATGAAGCAGTGGAAGCGTAGTTTGTGGAAAGGCATCCAGGAGAGACAACATGAAAAAGACATGGATGATTTCCACAACTTTCCGTCTTCTGAAGAAATAAATGCATTAGATAAATCTGATTATGTCAAATGTGCAAAAGACACAATTAAAGCTTCTAAATCTTCCAGTTTCGTAATTACAAAATCCAATTATTGTTTGGTCAGATCATATTTGTTAGCATATACAATTCTTAATAATGCCACAAGACCAGGAGCTTCCGCCAATATGACTATTGGTGAGTTCCGCAGAgcattatataaagaaaattgttatacaattagcattaaaaagcataaaacatCATATAAGGGGCCTGCAAATATTGTATTGACTTTTGAGCTTTACAATGAGCTAAATACATATATAGAGTTTTTTCGAAATAAACTTAATGGAATTTCTCTTCCCACAGATACAGCAATTGTGTTTTTGAGTTATAATGGTGCTCCAATGGACTCATCAATGATTACTTCCCAGTTTCATTTATTTTGGAATCGTGCTTTAGGCAAAAAGGTAAAGGAAGATTATACTAAAATGACTCCAACATTAGTGAGAAAATTTACGACAACAAAAGTTCATCAAAATTTTCCCAGCTTGAAGCAAAATGTTGCACATCATTTATGTCACAGTTTGAAAGTGGCTGAAAGCAATTATGCCATATTTGACAAATATAATGCTGCCTCAAGTACAAGTAATCAACTGTGTTTAATTCAAAGATCATTAACAGATGAGCAGGGTacaaaaatagaagaaaagaaaaatatacctttgaatttgtttgaaaatgaaataaacaagGGGTCTATAAAAGTAgctgatgtaaaaaaaaagttggctAATTCTTCAGAAAACTTATGTGatgaaaaggttaaaaaaatagttgataAAGTTCGATATGCAATCAAACGAAAAAAACTCACACAAATGCCAAATCAACAATTACCAGAAACAGAACCTAATATTGACAATGTTgattttgtaaatgaaatttctTGTCCATTAAGCTCCTCTATTTCacaagaaattcaaaaaaaagtatatccaCTTaggaaaagaaaagaagaaatttaCAGCACTGAAAGTAGTAACAATGGTGAAAGTTTGTTTTATGCTGCAAAGGACGTAGATAAATCTGAAGATTTTAACTATGATGATTATATTCCACCTTCTCCAGATAGTGCTGAGACATCTTTTAAAAGAAGTCGAAAAGAATTCACTAAAGAAGATAGGAGGCTTATTTATACACATTTATCTAATGTAATATATTCAAATGAGCCAATTATGAAAGACAAGTTTGCGTTAATGTTGAAGAAACCAGAACTAGAGGgtcttgtaaaaaaatttggtttacaATCATTGATCGTAAAAATGCGAactgaaagaaaaaacaatataaacattttgtaa
- the LOC136087309 gene encoding N-lysine methyltransferase KMT5A-A-like, giving the protein MSYRKSYSTRRTKEFQSDPVDVAARYCIAQEDQDGFLLHEIDSIIGKGVFTKQKFKKNSFLLQYMGDLVSAEEGKKREIAYAHSMKGCFVFYFEHQFEKENFKRELRYTFNATI; this is encoded by the exons ATGTCATATCGAAAAAGCTATTCTACAAGAAGAACTAAa GAATTTCAGTCAGATCCAGTTGATGTTGCAGCTAGGTATTGTATTGCACAAGAAGATCAGGATGGTTTTTTACTTCACGAAATTGATAGCATTATTG GAAAGGGTGTATTTAccaaacaaaagtttaaaaagaactCATTTTTGCTTCAATATATGGGTGATCTGGTGAGTGCTGAAGAGGGGAAAAAACGTGAAATAGCTTATGCTCATTCAATGAAAgggtgttttgttttttactttgaaCACcagtttgaaaaagaaaatttcaaaagagAACTCAGGTACACATTTAATGCTACAATTTGA